A single genomic interval of Saccharothrix saharensis harbors:
- a CDS encoding DUF4082 domain-containing protein — MTADRKRARPVLAVTLLRLAVVAALVASTIAVVGLLRAPEAAAAPCDVPVVNKVACENTKPGTPDWQVSYRDDGILGYTTDISATPGGRVDFKMLTSASSYYIDIYRLGYYGGVGARFQERITRNSAQNQPPCLRGEDGSALIDCGNWAVSLSWNVPPTAVSGLYYARTHRNDNGAENEIVFVVRDDASTSKILFQTSDSTWVAYNRYGGNSLYFGDGPGQGGQAYKVSYNRPYTGGDGDDNFIFNAEYPMLRFLEANGYDVSYTTDADSARRGHLIKNHQVFMAVGHDEYWSEEQRANVEAARDTGVHLAFLTGNEIFWKHRWEKSISTPATQPNDWRTIACYKETKGTQNDGLSDWTGTWRDPRYPDQDGGKPENALLGNIFTVNGRREDSLQVPAAYGRMRLWRHTSLQDMAAGTTYTFQPGTLGYEWNSVEDNGHQPPGVAQLSRTTVDMPEGPYVLQNHGDLYTPDTKTHAITYYKHASGALVFGAGTVQWAWGVDDEHAFLTNTPTSDVRMKQATVNFLADMGVQATTLQAGLTQATKSTDSQAPAVAFTSVPPISTVGAPYTFSGTVSDLGGQVGGVEVSTDGGDRWHPAVWQAGQTAWSYTYTPSKSGPASLRVRAVDDSANLSTPVVATPGVNPRTCPCGLWTNADTPDVPDSGDASPLELGVKWRANGDGYVRGVRFYKGPGNTGTHTGTLWDENGNQLATGTFTGETANGWQTLTFAQPVAVTGGVTYVVSYFAPNGHYSYDLEYFFQQPRYLEPLTGPKNGDDGPNGLFRFGGPGFPTQSHWGSNYWVDVVWAPDPGPDQRAPLLVSTTPVDGEGTVALTPVVSATYDEAIAPGSAQFTVTGPNGAVSGSSALSNENRTVTFTPSQALTPNTGYTVALRVSDAAGNQTPQSTWTFTTGATRPATCPCTIWDDFARPAVYAANDTTPIEVGTKVRFNGKGEVLGVRFFKGTGNTGTHTGSLWSSTGLLLATGTFTDETASGWQKLTFAAPVVVQANTTYVVSYYAPNGRYSVSPGNFTGQGASHAGLRALADGVDGPNGVYRYGSGGGFPTASYNATNYWVDVVYRNGLNGDTTPPVTTNRAPAVDATNVVATTPVTVTFSEPVDPASAQIWLTDPRGVQLTGSVSLSGDQRTVTWTPSGKLMPATRYTASALIADVNGNPMPAPVTWSFTTAAAVICPCSLFSPATVPTVTSADDGGAYELGVRFTPTAGGRITGVKFYKGAGNTGTHTGTLWSPSGQQLATGTFTGETASGWQTLTFTTPVFVSAGQTYTASYTTTTGHYAVDAGYFDAYSVSSGPLSAPSGLDGGNGVYRAGAGHPTNSYAGGNYWVDVVFLPNDDNTPPVVNGRTPLDGAGEVARTSPLTAAFDEPVDLSTAQFSLADSGGAKIAGTLSLSANQQQVTWTPAAPLGGGMTYTASLRIADVYGNLMTSPTTWSFTTTTAGGCPCSLFSAATVPTVAAADDTGSYELGVRFVPSVSGSVTGVKFYKGAGNTGTHTGTLWDAAGNPLATGTFVDETATGWQTLTFSSPVPVIAGTTYVASYTAPNGRYSVDTGYFMGNAVTSPPLSAPATAEGSRNGVYRSGPGFPESSYAGSNYWVDVVFTTG; from the coding sequence ATGACCGCCGACCGGAAGCGGGCCAGACCCGTTCTCGCGGTGACCCTGCTGCGCTTGGCGGTGGTGGCCGCCCTCGTGGCGTCCACCATCGCGGTCGTCGGTCTGCTGCGCGCCCCCGAGGCCGCCGCCGCGCCGTGCGACGTGCCCGTGGTCAACAAGGTGGCGTGCGAGAACACCAAGCCCGGCACCCCCGACTGGCAGGTGTCCTACCGGGACGACGGCATCCTCGGCTACACCACCGACATCAGCGCCACCCCCGGCGGCCGGGTCGACTTCAAGATGCTCACCAGCGCGTCGTCCTACTACATCGACATCTACCGCCTCGGGTACTACGGCGGCGTCGGCGCGCGGTTCCAGGAGCGGATCACGCGCAATTCGGCGCAGAACCAGCCGCCGTGCCTGCGCGGCGAGGACGGCAGCGCGTTGATCGACTGCGGCAACTGGGCCGTGTCGCTGAGCTGGAACGTGCCGCCGACCGCGGTCTCCGGCCTGTACTACGCGCGCACCCACCGCAACGACAACGGCGCGGAGAACGAGATCGTCTTCGTCGTCCGCGACGACGCCAGCACCTCGAAGATCCTCTTCCAGACCTCCGACTCGACCTGGGTGGCCTACAACCGCTACGGCGGCAACAGCCTGTACTTCGGTGACGGCCCCGGCCAGGGCGGGCAGGCGTACAAGGTCAGCTACAACCGCCCGTACACCGGCGGCGACGGCGACGACAACTTCATCTTCAACGCCGAGTACCCGATGCTGCGCTTCCTGGAGGCCAACGGGTACGACGTGAGCTACACCACCGACGCCGACTCGGCCCGGCGCGGTCACCTGATCAAGAACCACCAGGTGTTCATGGCCGTCGGCCACGACGAGTACTGGTCGGAGGAGCAGCGCGCCAACGTCGAGGCGGCCCGGGACACGGGCGTGCACCTGGCGTTCCTCACCGGCAACGAGATCTTCTGGAAGCACCGGTGGGAGAAGAGCATCAGCACCCCCGCCACCCAGCCGAACGACTGGCGCACCATCGCCTGCTACAAGGAGACCAAGGGCACCCAGAACGACGGCCTGAGTGACTGGACCGGCACCTGGCGCGACCCGCGCTACCCCGACCAGGACGGCGGGAAGCCGGAGAACGCGCTGCTGGGCAACATCTTCACCGTCAACGGCCGCCGCGAGGACTCGCTCCAGGTCCCGGCCGCCTACGGCAGGATGCGGTTGTGGCGGCACACGTCGTTGCAGGACATGGCCGCCGGCACCACCTACACGTTCCAGCCCGGCACGCTCGGCTACGAGTGGAACTCGGTCGAGGACAACGGCCACCAGCCGCCCGGCGTCGCGCAGCTGTCGCGCACCACGGTGGACATGCCCGAGGGCCCGTACGTGCTGCAGAACCACGGCGACCTCTACACCCCGGACACCAAGACCCACGCCATCACCTACTACAAGCACGCGAGCGGGGCCCTCGTGTTCGGCGCGGGCACCGTGCAGTGGGCGTGGGGCGTGGACGACGAGCACGCGTTCCTCACCAACACGCCGACCTCCGACGTGCGGATGAAGCAGGCCACGGTCAACTTCCTCGCCGACATGGGCGTGCAGGCGACCACGTTGCAGGCCGGTCTGACGCAGGCGACCAAGAGCACCGACTCCCAGGCGCCGGCGGTCGCGTTCACCAGCGTGCCGCCGATCTCGACCGTCGGCGCGCCGTACACGTTCTCCGGCACGGTGTCCGACCTCGGCGGCCAAGTCGGCGGCGTCGAGGTGTCCACCGACGGCGGCGACCGCTGGCACCCGGCGGTGTGGCAGGCCGGGCAGACGGCGTGGAGCTACACCTACACGCCGAGCAAGTCCGGGCCCGCGAGCCTGCGCGTGCGCGCGGTGGACGACTCGGCGAACCTGTCCACCCCCGTGGTGGCCACGCCCGGCGTGAACCCGCGCACCTGCCCGTGCGGCCTGTGGACCAACGCCGACACCCCCGACGTGCCCGACAGCGGTGACGCCTCGCCGCTGGAGCTGGGCGTGAAGTGGCGCGCCAACGGCGACGGCTACGTGCGCGGCGTGCGGTTCTACAAGGGGCCGGGCAACACCGGCACGCACACCGGCACCCTGTGGGACGAGAACGGCAACCAACTGGCCACCGGCACGTTCACCGGCGAGACCGCGAACGGCTGGCAGACGCTCACGTTCGCGCAACCCGTGGCGGTCACCGGCGGCGTCACGTACGTCGTGTCGTACTTCGCGCCCAACGGGCACTACTCGTACGACCTGGAGTACTTCTTCCAGCAGCCTCGCTACCTCGAACCGCTCACCGGCCCGAAGAACGGCGATGACGGCCCGAACGGCCTGTTCCGGTTCGGCGGGCCGGGCTTCCCGACCCAGTCGCACTGGGGCAGCAACTACTGGGTGGACGTGGTGTGGGCCCCGGACCCCGGCCCCGACCAGCGCGCGCCGCTGCTCGTGTCCACCACGCCGGTCGACGGCGAGGGCACGGTCGCGCTCACCCCGGTGGTCTCCGCGACCTACGACGAGGCGATCGCACCCGGTTCCGCCCAGTTCACCGTGACCGGGCCGAACGGCGCGGTGTCCGGCTCCTCCGCGCTGTCGAACGAGAACCGGACCGTGACGTTCACGCCGAGCCAGGCGCTGACCCCGAACACGGGCTACACCGTGGCACTGCGCGTGTCGGACGCGGCGGGCAACCAGACGCCGCAGTCGACGTGGACGTTCACCACCGGTGCGACCCGGCCCGCGACGTGCCCGTGCACGATCTGGGACGACTTCGCCCGACCCGCCGTGTACGCCGCGAACGACACCACGCCGATCGAGGTGGGCACCAAGGTCCGCTTCAACGGCAAGGGCGAGGTGCTGGGCGTCCGGTTCTTCAAGGGCACCGGCAACACCGGCACGCACACCGGCTCGCTGTGGTCGTCCACCGGCCTGCTCCTGGCCACCGGCACGTTCACCGACGAGACCGCGAGCGGCTGGCAGAAGCTGACGTTCGCGGCACCGGTGGTCGTGCAGGCCAACACCACCTACGTCGTGTCCTACTACGCGCCGAACGGCCGTTACTCGGTCAGCCCCGGCAACTTCACGGGCCAGGGCGCGAGCCACGCGGGCCTGCGCGCGCTCGCCGACGGCGTCGACGGGCCCAACGGCGTGTACCGCTACGGCAGCGGCGGCGGGTTCCCCACGGCGTCGTACAACGCGACGAACTACTGGGTCGACGTCGTCTACCGCAACGGCCTCAACGGCGACACCACCCCCCCGGTGACGACCAACCGGGCCCCGGCGGTCGACGCGACGAACGTCGTCGCCACCACACCGGTGACGGTGACGTTCAGCGAACCCGTCGACCCGGCCAGCGCGCAGATCTGGCTGACCGACCCGCGCGGCGTGCAGCTGACCGGTTCGGTGTCGCTGTCCGGCGACCAGCGGACCGTCACCTGGACGCCGTCGGGCAAGCTCATGCCGGCCACCCGGTACACCGCGAGCGCGCTGATCGCCGACGTCAACGGCAACCCGATGCCCGCACCGGTGACGTGGTCGTTCACCACCGCCGCGGCGGTGATCTGCCCGTGCTCGCTGTTCAGCCCGGCGACCGTGCCCACGGTCACCTCGGCCGACGACGGCGGCGCCTACGAGCTGGGAGTGCGGTTCACCCCGACCGCGGGCGGCCGCATCACCGGCGTCAAGTTCTACAAGGGCGCGGGCAACACCGGCACGCACACCGGCACGCTGTGGTCGCCGAGCGGCCAGCAGCTCGCCACCGGCACGTTCACCGGGGAGACCGCGTCCGGCTGGCAGACGCTGACCTTCACCACGCCGGTGTTCGTGTCCGCGGGCCAGACCTACACCGCCTCGTACACCACGACCACCGGCCACTACGCCGTCGACGCGGGGTACTTCGACGCGTACTCGGTGTCCAGCGGGCCGCTGAGCGCGCCGTCGGGCCTGGACGGCGGCAACGGCGTCTACCGGGCGGGCGCGGGCCACCCGACGAACTCGTACGCGGGCGGCAACTACTGGGTCGACGTCGTGTTCCTGCCCAACGACGACAACACCCCGCCGGTCGTCAACGGGCGCACGCCGCTCGACGGCGCCGGCGAGGTGGCCCGCACGTCGCCGCTGACCGCGGCGTTCGACGAGCCGGTGGACCTCAGCACGGCCCAGTTCTCGCTCGCCGACTCCGGTGGCGCGAAGATCGCGGGCACGCTGTCGCTGTCGGCCAACCAACAGCAGGTGACCTGGACGCCGGCCGCGCCGCTGGGCGGCGGGATGACCTATACGGCGAGCCTGCGCATCGCCGACGTCTACGGCAACTTGATGACCTCGCCCACCACGTGGTCGTTCACCACGACCACGGCCGGGGGCTGCCCGTGCTCGCTGTTCAGCGCGGCGACCGTGCCCACCGTGGCGGCGGCCGACGACACGGGCTCCTACGAGCTCGGCGTGCGGTTCGTGCCGTCGGTCAGCGGGTCGGTCACCGGCGTGAAGTTCTACAAGGGCGCGGGCAACACCGGCACGCACACCGGGACGCTGTGGGACGCGGCGGGCAACCCGCTGGCCACCGGCACGTTCGTCGACGAGACGGCCACCGGCTGGCAGACGCTCACGTTCTCCTCGCCGGTGCCCGTGATCGCCGGGACGACCTACGTGGCGTCCTACACCGCGCCGAACGGCCGGTACTCCGTGGACACCGGGTACTTCATGGGCAACGCCGTGACCAGCCCGCCGCTGAGCGCCCCGGCCACCGCCGAGGGCAGCCGCAACGGCGTGTACCGGTCCGGTCCCGGGTTCCCGGAGTCGTCCTACGCGGGCAGCAACTACTGGGTCGACGTCGTGTTCACCACCGGATGA